In the Oncorhynchus keta strain PuntledgeMale-10-30-2019 chromosome 29, Oket_V2, whole genome shotgun sequence genome, one interval contains:
- the LOC127913625 gene encoding uncharacterized protein LOC127913625 has product MCHSVRVTTTKENGMCHSVRVTTTKENGMCHSVRVTTTKENGMCHSVRVTTTKENGMCHSVRVTTTKENGMCHSVRVTTTKENGMCHSVRVTTTKENGMCHSVRVTTTKENGMCHSVRVTTTKENGMCHSVRVTTTKENGMCHSVRVTTTKENGMCHSVRVTTTKENGMCHSVRVTTTKENGMCHSVRVTTTKENGMCHSVRVTTTKENGMCHSVRVTTTKENGMCHSVRVTTTKENGMCHSVRVTTTKENGMCHSVRVTTTKENGMCHSVRVTTTKENGMCHSVRVTTTKENPIPLPRFSTCKLCAYWTT; this is encoded by the coding sequence ATGTGTCACTCAGTAAGAGTCACCACAACGAAAGAAAATGGTATGTGTCACTCAGTAAGAGTCACCACAACGAAAGAAAATGGTATGTGTCACTCAGTAAGAGTCACCACAACGAAAGAAAATGGTATGTGTCACTCAGTAAGAGTCACCACAACTAAAGAAAATGGTATGTGTCACTCAGTAAGAGTCACCACAACTAAAGAAAATGGTATGTGTCACTCAGTAAGAGTCACCACAACTAAAGAAAATGGTATGTGTCACTCAGTAAGAGTCACCACAACTAAAGAAAATGGTATGTGTCACTCAGTAAGAGTCACCACAACGAAAGAAAATGGTATGTGTCACTCAGTAAGAGTCACCACAACTAAAGAAAATGGTATGTGTCACTCAGTAAGAGTCACCACAACTAAAGAAAATGGTATGTGTCACTCAGTAAGAGTCACCACAACTAAAGAAAATGGTATGTGTCACTCAGTAAGAGTCACCACAACTAAAGAAAATGGTATGTGTCACTCAGTAAGAGTCACCACAACTAAAGAAAATGGTATGTGTCACTCAGTAAGAGTCACCACAACGAAAGAAAATGGTATGTGTCACTCAGTAAGAGTCACCACAACGAAAGAAAATGGTATGTGTCACTCAGTAAGAGTCACCACAACGAAAGAAAATGGTATGTGTCACTCAGTAAGAGTCACCACAACTAAAGAAAATGGTATGTGTCACTCAGTAAGAGTCACCACAACTAAAGAAAATGGTATGTGTCACTCAGTAAGAGTCACCACAACTAAAGAAAATGGTATGTGTCACTCAGTAAGAGTCACCACAACTAAAGAAAATGGTATGTGTCACTCAGTAAGAGTCACCACAACTAAAGAAAATCCAATACCCCTGCCTCGGTTTTCCACATGCAAATTGTGTGCCTACTGGACAACTTGA